CGCGGCGCGCTGCTGTGGGCGAGGGAGGTGGTCACCGTACGGGCGGGAGCGCTGGTCCGGGCCAGGCTGAGGGACCGCCTCGTCGGACGGCTCGCGGAGCTCGGCCCCGCACACCTCGTGGGCACCAGGACAGGACAGGTGCAGACCACGCTGGTCGACGGCGTCGAAGGGCTCGACCCCTACTTCAGCCGCTACCTTCCCCAGGTCGTGGTCACCTTCTGCGTGCCCGTCGCGCTGGTCGGCTGGCTGTTCACGGTCGAGCCGCGAGCCGCCGCGGTGCTGGCCGTCGCGGTGGCGGGCGTGCTGACCATCCCCAGGCTGTGGGACGCGACGCTGCTGCGCAGGGGACGGGCCCGATGGACCGCCTTCTCCGCCCTGGCCGCCGACTACCTGGAGGCGATGCAGGGCATGGCGACGCTGCGCGCGTTCGGCGCCGTCCACAGGCTGGGGACAAGACTCGCGGACCGCGCCCACGCCCTCTACCTGACCACCATGCGCCAGCTGCGGATCTCCCTGGTCGAGACCGGCATCAGCGCCTTTCTGGTCCAGGCGGGGACGGTGGGGGCGATCCTGGTCGGCGGGGAGAGCCTGTTCCTGATCCTGCTCGTCTCCGTCGAGTGCTTCAGGCCGGTCAGGCAGCTGTCGGAGGCCTGGCACGCGGGCTACCTCGGCATCACCGCGGTGGACGGCATCGAGCACCTGCTGGAGGCGCGGCCCGCCGTGCCCGACGAGGGGCGCGCGGGCTTCCCCTCCTCTCCCGAGATCAGGTTCGAGGGTGTCGGGTTCACCTATCCAGGCGCCGCGCGGCCCGCCGTGAGCGAGGTGTCGTTCACCGTGAAGGAGGGACAGACGCTCGCGCTGGTCGGCCCGTCGG
This window of the Nonomuraea africana genome carries:
- a CDS encoding ABC transporter ATP-binding protein/permease encodes the protein MIHRRLFHLAGSVKGPIAACVALGFLVSGAYVAQALLLAAALAALVAGEPVLPLLAWAFAVIAARGALLWAREVVTVRAGALVRARLRDRLVGRLAELGPAHLVGTRTGQVQTTLVDGVEGLDPYFSRYLPQVVVTFCVPVALVGWLFTVEPRAAAVLAVAVAGVLTIPRLWDATLLRRGRARWTAFSALAADYLEAMQGMATLRAFGAVHRLGTRLADRAHALYLTTMRQLRISLVETGISAFLVQAGTVGAILVGGESLFLILLVSVECFRPVRQLSEAWHAGYLGITAVDGIEHLLEARPAVPDEGRAGFPSSPEIRFEGVGFTYPGAARPAVSEVSFTVKEGQTLALVGPSGAGKSTLAALLQRHHDPSAGRITIGGVDVRELSLDALRTGIAVVAQDTYLFHGTIADNLRLARPEATDEELAEAARRAGAHDFVTALPDGYGTRLGERGATLSGGQRQRLAIARALLTDAPILILDEATSHVDLHTEQAMNLVRQGRTCLVIAHRLATVRDADQTITIDDGTIIEGRAA